TCCGCTCAACGAGGCCACCCATCACCTGGTGGATGCCGACCTGCTGGCCCGCCTCAAGCCGGGTGCCCTGTTGGTCAACTGCGCCCGGGGCGGCATCATCGACGAGGCGGCGGCGCTCGCCGCCCTGCGCGAGGGGCGCCTGGGCGGACTCGCCGTGGACGTGCTCCCCGAGGAGCCCCCGCGGGAGGGGCACCCGCTGATCGATGCCCTGAACGAGTCACTCAACCTTATCGTCACGCCCCACAACGCCTGGATCACGCCCGAGGCGCGTCAGAACGTGGTAGCACTGACGGCCAATAACCTGAGGGAGTGGTCCCGGGGAGAGTGATGATGCACGACCCTGCGCGCGCCCAGCACAATACCGGAGAGATCGAGCTGCGTTTCCATTGCCACAACCATGGCTCCATCAACCTCGACCACTTCTACCGGGTGCCGCACCTGGTGGCGCCCGGGGAGACCCTGGCCAGCCACGATTACCGTGTAGGCCTCGGTGGCAAGGGGGCCAACCAGTCGCTCGCCATGGCCCGGGCCGGTGGCCGCGTGAGCCACTGGGGGCGAGTCGGGCGGCAGGATGCCTGGGCTCGGGATGCCTTGGCCCGGGCCGGTGTCGACGTGCGCCACGTCGAGCTGGTGGATGAGCCCAGCGGCCACGCCATCATCCAGGTGGACGATAGCGGCGAGAACGCCATCATCCTGTTTCCCGGCGCCAATCACGGCAGCTCGCGGGAGGAGCCGAGCGCGCTCCTCGCCGCCGCCAGCCCGGGCGACTGGCTGCTGCTGCAGAACGAGCGCAGCGGCCTGGAGACGCTGATCCCGCTGGCCGTCGAGCGGGGCCTGAAGGTGGTCTTCAACCCGGCCCCCATGGATGACCGAGCGGCACGGCTCCCGCTGTCGCTGTGTTCCCTGCTCTTCGTCAACCGTACCGAGGCCGCCCGACTGGGCGGGCTCGCCGCGCAGAGCAGCGCAGAGGCACTGCTCGATGCCCTGACCTCACGGCTACCCGACACCGAAGTGGTATTGACCCTGGGCGGCGAAGGCGCCTGGCATCAGCACCGCGACCGGCGCCGCCACCAGCCGGCGATACCGGTGGTGGCGGTGGACACCACCGCCGCCGGCGACACCTTCATCGGCTATTATCTGGCGGCGCTGCAGGCGGGCCTGCCCATCGCCGAGTGCCTGCGCCGTGCGGCCACCGCCGCGGCCCTGGGTGTGCAGCGGTCCGGCGCTGCGGAGAGCATCCCGCTCCTCGATGAAGTGGAACGAGCCCTGAAGCAGGGCTCCGGGGCATCCGGTGCCCCCGCCAACCCTGAAGCCCCCTGACCGCGGAGAGCGCCGTGACACATTCCATCATCTTCGACACCGACCCGGGCGTGGATGACGCCCAGGCCATCGCCATCGCCCTGCGCCATCCCGAGATCGAGCTGCTGGGCATGACCACCACCTATGGCAACGTCGATGCGCAGGTCGCCACCCGTAACGCCCTGCTGCTCGCCCAGCTGGCCGGGCGCCGCGACGTGCCGGTGGCCCAGGGCGCCGCCGCGCCCATGGTCAAGACGCGTCATGCGCCCCCCGCGCATATCCATGGCGCCAATGGCCTGGGCGATATCGCCCTGCCCGAGGTCGAGGGGCAAGCCGATCCCCGCAGCGCGGCGCAGTTCATCGTCGACACCGTGAACGCGCGCCCCGGCGCGGTGACCCTGGTGGCGGTAGGTCCGCTAGGCAACCTGGCCGCGGCGCTGCAGCTCGACCCGGGCATTATCGACAGGGTGAAGCAGGTGGTGATCATGGGCGGCTCGGTCCGCGAGGGCGGTAACGTCACCCCCGTGGCCGAGGCCAACATGTTCAACGATCCGGATGCCGCGGCGCGGGTGCTCACCGCCGGCTGGCCGCTGACCCTGGTGGGGCTCGACGTGACCCATCGCTGCGTGCTGACCCCGGCACACATGGCGCGCATCGCAGCCGGCCAGGGCGAGCTCGGGCGCGTGCTGGCGGGCAGCTACGCCTTCTACCGCGACTTCTATCGCGACTTCCTGGGCATCGACGGCTGCTGCCCTCACGACAGCTGTGCACTGGCCTGGCTGCTGCGCCCGGAACTGTTCACCACGGCCCGCGGGCACCTCACCGTGGCCACCGAGGGCGCCGCCGAGGGGCAAACGATCTTCGCCCCCGAGGGACGGGCCTTCATCGAGGAGCGCTGGTCGCGCACCCCGCCGGTGGAGGTGTGTCTGGGCGTCGACGGCGCGGCCGTCAGCGACTGGATCGCCGACGTCCTCGCCTGACTCAGCCGGTCCGGAAGTCGTCCGGGATGTGGGCCTCGATCACCTCGAGCTCCACATGGGTGACCCGAGCACCATCCGGCCCCTTCCAGAGCCACTCCGCGAGGCGCTTGACCGCCTCGCGATCCCCGCACATCAGCACCTCCACCCGGCCGTCCGACAGATTGGTCGCATGGCCGGTGATCCCGGCCCTGAGGGCCTGCTCCTGGGTCGCCCGGCGAAACCACACCCCCTGCACCTTGCCGGTCACCAGCGCCTTCGCGCAGCACGTGTCCATGGTCGTCTCCTGATGATCGCGATGGGACTTCCTTCTTGCTAGTTCTAGCAGTCCGGCCGTCGTCGCGGCCAGTGCTCGCTGCCCTCCCCGTCCTGACCCCGGCCTTTCTCGTCTCGGTACCTGTGTCTCATCGCTTCCCGTCCCGAGGCCAATGCCCTAAGCTTAGCGGTATCTTCAGGCGCCTTTCGGCCACAAGCCGACTGCGGCCGAGGATCACCCTACCCGGGTAGCCATCAACACAACAATCATCCTCACAAGGGAGACACGTCATGCCGGTTTTCGACCACCCCGAGTTCGATCATCATCAGCAGATCGTCTTCGGCAGCGACGCGGCGAGCGGCCTGCGCGCCATCATTGCCATCCACGATACCTCCCGCGGCCCCGCCCTGGGTGGCCTACGTATCTACCCCTATGCAAGCGACGCCGAGGCGCTCACCGACGTGCTGCGCCTCTCCCGCGGCATGACCTACAAATCGGCCCTGGCCGACCTGCCCCTGGGCGGCGGCAAGGCGGTGATCATCGCCGATCCGCGCCGCGACAAGACGCCCGAGCTGCTGCGTGCCATGGGGCGCCTGGTCGACTCCCTGGGCGGCCGCTACATCACGGCCGAAGACTCGGGATCGAATGAGCACGACATGCGCTGGATCGCCGAGGAGACCGCCTACGTAGGAGGACTGCTACGGCCCGGCGAGGCCTCGGGAGACCCTTCCCCCTTCACGGCCTGGGGCGTGTTCTGCGCCCTCAAGAGCGCCGTGCGCCATCGCCTGGGACGCGACGACCTGAGCGGCCTGCGCGTCGCCGTACAGGGCGTCGGTAACGTCGGCGCCCACCTGGCGCGCCATCTGCATGCCGCCGGGGCCCGGCTGGTGATGACCGACATCGACGGCGAGGCGCTGGCCCACCTCGCCGAGGAGCTCGGCGCCGAGGCCGTGGCACCGGAGGCGATCGTCGACGCCGAAGTCGACGTCTTCGCCCCCTGTGCCCTGGGCGCCGCCCTGTCGGCCGAGGTGGTCGAGCGGCTGACGGCCAAGGTGGTCTGCGGCGCCGCCAACAATCAGCTCGCCACCCCCGAGATCGCCCAGCGCCTGCACTCCCGCGGCATCCTCTATACCCCGGACTACGTGGCCAACGCCGGCGGGGTGATCGAGATCGCCTGGCAGCGTCGCGACGACTATGCGCGCGAGGCCGTCATGGCGCACATCGAGGGCATCGGCACGACCCTCGACGAGATCTTCGCACGGGCCGAGCGCGAGGGGCAGAGCCCCGCCCTCGTCGCCGACGACCTGGCCCGGGAGCGTTTCGGCGCCGCCGGTTGAGGCTCGAGGAGTGCACCCGAACAGGGCCAGTCAATGGCCCGACGCAAGAAGGCCGGCATTCGCCGGCCTTCCTGTGTCTGCTGTTCGCGTCGCCGGGTGCCTCAGGGCTCGACGGTGTCGTGTCGATCGAGCAGCTCATGGCGCACCAGTACCGCGGAGTTGCGCGGCACCACCGTCTTCCCCCGGGCCAGCAGGTGGCACTTGGTGAAGGCGGCCCCGAACAGCAGAATCAGCGAGCTGTAGTAGACCCACAGCAGGATCATCACCACCGAGCCGGCCGCGCCGTAGGTCGACGCGGTGGCGGTATGCGACAGATACAGGGCGATGCCCGAGCGCCCCATCGCGAACAGCAGTGCGGTGACCACGGCCCCCACCACCACGTCTCGCCAGCTCAGCACTACATCCGGCAGCACCTTGAAGATGGTGGCGAAGAGCGCGGCGATGACCACCAGCGAAACGAGGAACTCCGCCCCTGTGGTCAGTAACCCCACATAGGGCAGCAAGTTGTCGGCGGCCTGCAGGGTGGCGCGCAGCATCACGCCCAGGACCAGCGAGACCAGCAGGATGAAGCCGATGGAGAGCACCACGGTCAGCGAGAGCAGGCGGTTCTTGATGAACACCAGGGCACTGTTGGCGCTGGGTCGCGCGGTGACCCCCCAGATGGTGTTGAGCGAGAATTGCATCTGGGCAAATACCGTGGTGGCACCCACCACGAGTGCCCCGACACCCAGCAGAGTGGGCAGCAGCCCCGACTCCTCGATGCGCGACTGGGCGACGGCGGCCTCGATGGCGGCGGCGGCGTCCTGGCCCATGGTGCCCTGCAGTTGGGCGACGATCTGGCCGTGGGCGGCCTCCTCCCCCAACACCAGGCCGATCACGGTGACTGCGATGATCACCGTCGGCGCCAGGGAGAAGAGCGTGTAGAAGGCCAGCGAGCCGGCGTAGCTGAAGGCGTTGCGTTCCAGCCATAGGCGGATGGCGCCATGCACCACCCGCCACCAGAACAGCATGCCGGCCTTGAGCCGGGCGAGCGTCAGCTTCCTCAGATCGAACATCGAACCCCCTCTTCCCTGTATCCTGTCGAAGAATCGTTTTGCCACAGCATACCCAAAGCCCGCCCCGGGCGTCTTGCCGACGCCTGCGGGCGCATTGCAGGTCACTGTGTGCGCAAACATAATGCAATGGTCACTTCACAGCAGGCCCCCCAATGAGCCCTTGCACGGACGCCACTTCCGAGAGCCCCGATTTCGACTGCCTGGTCTTCATCGGCCGCTTCCAGCCGCCCCACCTGGGCCACCTCGCAGTGATCCACCAGGCCCTGAAGCGTGCCCGGAAGGTGATCGTGATGGTGGGGTCGGCCTGGCAGGCGCGCTCCCTGCGCAACCCCTGGCGCTTCGAGGAGCGCCACGCCATGCTGCGCAGCGCCTTCGATGCCGAGGAGAACGAGCGTCTTGCGGTGGTGCCGCTGCTCGATGCGCTCTACAACAACGACGTCTGGGTGCGCGACGTGCAGCGCAAGGTGCGGGATATCGCCAGCCCCCTCGGGGCAAGATTGCCGCGCATCGGCCTGATCGGTGCCAGCCGTGGCCAGTCCAGCTACTACCTGTCGCTGTTTCCGCAGTGGGAGTCGGTGAGCGTGCCTCTGGTGGAGGGCATCTCCGCCAGTCAGATCCGTGAACGCCTGTTCCGCTCCATGGTTTCGGCCGGCGACTACCTGAGCACCGGCGCGCCCCATGACCTGCCACCCGGTGTCGTCGAGACCCTGCGCGACTTCTGCGTCGGTGATGGCTACCGCCAGTTGATCGAGGAGCAGGTACTGCTCGACCAGTACCGCAGCGCCTGGGCCCAGGCGCCCTACCCGCCCATCTTCGTCACGGTCAATGCGGTGGTGGTGCAGTCCGGGCATGTGCTGCTGGTGCGACGCACCGCCGCTCCGGGCAAGGGGCTCTACGCCCTGCCGGGGGGCTTCATCAACCCCCACGAACGCCTGCTCGATGCCTGCCTGCGGGAGCTGCGTGAGCGAGTGCGGCTGAAGGTGCCGGAGCCGGTGCTGAAGGGGTCGCTGCGTGGCCAGCGTCTCTTCGACGAGCCGCATCGCAGCTGGCGAGGACGCACCCTCGCCGAAGCCTTTTATTTCGCGCTGCGCCCCGAGCAGCAACTGCCGCGGCTGAAGCCGGTCCAGGGCGGTGACCACGCGCGCTGGGTGGCGCTGGCCGACCTCGACCCGGAGAGTCTCTTCGAGGACCACTTCTTTATCATCCAGGACTTCCTGGGGCTGCCCGCCGACTTCGGCGGTTAGCTCAAGCCTGGAGGAAATCGCGCGGCAGCTTCTGCATCTGCTTCCAGAGCTTCTCGACGCCGGGCTTGTGGACCAGCGAGCAGCGATAGAGACGGATCTCCAGGGGGATATCCCACTTCTCGTCACCGGCGCGCACCAAGCGTCGATTCTTGAGCTCCTCGCGGATGCAGAAGTCGGGGATCCAGGCCATGCCGATGCCCTGCATCACCATGCCCTTGAGCCCCTCGGCCATGGCCGTCTCGTAGACGGTACGCAGGCGCAGGCGCAGTGGGTCGTTCTTGAGCAGCATGCGCACGCTGCGCCCCAGGAAGGCGCCCTGGGTGTAGGCGAGATAGGGAATCGACTCCTCCCCCCGCAGGGGGAAGCGCGGCTCACCGTCCTCATCCGGCAGGCAGACCGGCAGCATCTTCACCTGGCCGATGGAGAAGGAGGGGAAGACCTCGGAGTCGAGTTGCATGGTGGCGTGGGAGTCGTGATAGGCGAGCATCAGGTCGCAGTTGCCCTCGCGCAGCACGTGGATCGCCTCGCCCACGTTCATGGCCACCAGGCGAGTGGGCAGTTCGCCGACCCCCTGCTGCAGGCGCGAGATCCAGGGCGGGAAGAAGCTCAGCGCCAGGGAGTGGGCGGCGACGATATCCAGCGCCTCGTTGGCCATGGCCAGGCCACGCAGATGCCCCAGGCTCTCGTTGAGCTGCTCGACCAGGTTGCGCGCGGTGACCAGGAAGAGCTGCCCTTCCGGAGTCAGCCCGACTGGGGTGGTGGAGCGGTCCACCAGGGTGGCGCCCACCGTCTGCTCCAGGGAGCGGATGCGGCGACTGAAGGCGGGCTGGGTCACATGACGTTGACGCGCCGAGGCGGAAAAGCTGCGTGTGTTGGCCAGGGCAACGAAGTCCTCCAGCCACTTGGTCTCGAGGTTCACCGCGACTCCCGATCCGAGGTGGGCGTAATGGCCGGCCACGCCGGTCATCGCAAGCGTTTAATATATCACTGAATCGGAGCCAGCAGGTAGGCGGCCCGGGAGACCAGCTTGCGCCACAGCGGCCGCGAGGTGATCTCCTCGATAGCGATCTGGCGGCAGTCGCTGAAGTCCTTCTCAAGCATCAGGCGCACCTCGGCAGCAAACTGGCGGTCCGGCAGGAAGGCGGTGATCTCGAAGTTGAGCCGGAAGGAGCGGTTGTCGAGGTTGACCGTGCCGACGCTGGCCGCGGCGTCATCGATCAGCATCACCTTCTGGTGCAGGAACCCGGGCTGGTAGCGATAGACCTTGACGCCAGCACGCAGCATATCGGGCAGGAAGGAGAAGGCCGACAGGAACACCAGCAGGTGGTCGGGGTGTTCGGGCATCATGATGCGTACGTCGACGCCACGCATGGCCGCCAGGCGCAGGGCATCCTGTACCCCCTGGTCGGGAACGAAATAGGGGCTGGTGACCCAGAAGCGTGCCCGGGCGCTGTGAATGGCGTGCTGGACCAGCAGGCTGGCGGTGTCCTGTGAGTCGGCCGGCCCCGAGGGGACGATCACCACGTTGTGGCACTCCTCGCAGGTCACCGTGGGCTGCCAGGCCAGATGGATCAGCTCACCGGTGGCCCAGTGCCAGTCCTCCCAGAAGGCCTCCTGAAGCCCCAGCACGCTGGGTCCGGTCAGCTTGAGGTGGGTATCGCGCCAGGGACCGTGGCGGGGGTGCTCGCCAAGGTACTCCACCCCCACGTTGAAGCCGCCCACCCAGCCCTCCTTGCCGTCGATGACCACCACCTTGCGGTGGTTGCGAAAGTTCAGCTGGAAGCGGTGGCGGAAGCCGCGCGAGGAGCGAAAGGCGCTGACCTCGACGCCCTCCTCGGCAAGGTCGCGCAGGTAGCCCTCGTTGAGCTTGTGGCTGCCGATCTCGTCGTAGAGGAAGTAGACCCGCACCCCGCGCTCGGCGGCGCGCTGCAGGCGCCGCTTGAGCTCGACCCCCAGGGCATCGTTGCGCACGATGAAGAACTGCACCAGGGCATACTCCTTGGCGCGGTCGATGCCGGCGAAGAGGCTGTCGAAGGTGGCCTGGCCATCGATCAGCAACTCGGCACGATTGCCGCTGGTCAACGGCATCTGGGCCAACTGCTCCACGGCGCGGATATCGGGGTCCTGGGCATCGGCGAGGAAGGGCTCGACCTGGGAGCGGTAGCGGGCCAGCACGCGCCGCAGCACGTTGTCGCGTTCGCCGCGGGCCGACACATAGCCGTAGAAACGCGGGCGACCGAACACCCAGTAGGCGGGCACCGCCACATAGGGCAGCGTGATCAGCGAGAGGATCCAGGCGATGGCGCCCTGGGACGTGCGGCTCGACATCAAGGCCAGCACGGCCGAGACGAAGCCCAGCAGATGCACCATGAAGATGGCCAGGGCGATGAGCCAGGAGGTCATGTGTATCCCTCGCAGAAACAGTGCCTTGCAGCATACCCAAACGACCGCGGCCCCGCCAGGTGGCGGGGCCGCGGTAATGCCTGCAGCGCCGGGATCACGCGCGCTCGGCGATGATCTCCTTCCACTTGGCGGGCCCGGTCTGGTGCACCGAGGTACCCTGGCTGTCCACGGCCACGGTGACCGGCATGTCCTCCACCTCGAACTCGTAGATGGCCTCCATGCCCAGATCCTCGAAGCCCACCACGCGGGACTTCTTGATCGCCTGGGCGACCAGATAGGCGGAACCCCCTACCGCCATCAGGTAGACCGCGCGATTGTCGCGAATCGCCTCGATCGCCGCCGGTCCGCGCTCGGCCTTGCCGACCATGCCCAGCAGGCCGGTCTCCTCGAGCATGGTACGGGTGAACTTGTCCATGCGGGTGGCGGTGGTCGGGCCGGCCGGGCCGACCA
The Halomonas sp. H10-9-1 DNA segment above includes these coding regions:
- a CDS encoding ribokinase; amino-acid sequence: MHDPARAQHNTGEIELRFHCHNHGSINLDHFYRVPHLVAPGETLASHDYRVGLGGKGANQSLAMARAGGRVSHWGRVGRQDAWARDALARAGVDVRHVELVDEPSGHAIIQVDDSGENAIILFPGANHGSSREEPSALLAAASPGDWLLLQNERSGLETLIPLAVERGLKVVFNPAPMDDRAARLPLSLCSLLFVNRTEAARLGGLAAQSSAEALLDALTSRLPDTEVVLTLGGEGAWHQHRDRRRHQPAIPVVAVDTTAAGDTFIGYYLAALQAGLPIAECLRRAATAAALGVQRSGAAESIPLLDEVERALKQGSGASGAPANPEAP
- a CDS encoding nucleoside hydrolase, whose product is MTHSIIFDTDPGVDDAQAIAIALRHPEIELLGMTTTYGNVDAQVATRNALLLAQLAGRRDVPVAQGAAAPMVKTRHAPPAHIHGANGLGDIALPEVEGQADPRSAAQFIVDTVNARPGAVTLVAVGPLGNLAAALQLDPGIIDRVKQVVIMGGSVREGGNVTPVAEANMFNDPDAAARVLTAGWPLTLVGLDVTHRCVLTPAHMARIAAGQGELGRVLAGSYAFYRDFYRDFLGIDGCCPHDSCALAWLLRPELFTTARGHLTVATEGAAEGQTIFAPEGRAFIEERWSRTPPVEVCLGVDGAAVSDWIADVLA
- the yccX gene encoding acylphosphatase, whose amino-acid sequence is MDTCCAKALVTGKVQGVWFRRATQEQALRAGITGHATNLSDGRVEVLMCGDREAVKRLAEWLWKGPDGARVTHVELEVIEAHIPDDFRTG
- a CDS encoding Glu/Leu/Phe/Val dehydrogenase, whose product is MPVFDHPEFDHHQQIVFGSDAASGLRAIIAIHDTSRGPALGGLRIYPYASDAEALTDVLRLSRGMTYKSALADLPLGGGKAVIIADPRRDKTPELLRAMGRLVDSLGGRYITAEDSGSNEHDMRWIAEETAYVGGLLRPGEASGDPSPFTAWGVFCALKSAVRHRLGRDDLSGLRVAVQGVGNVGAHLARHLHAAGARLVMTDIDGEALAHLAEELGAEAVAPEAIVDAEVDVFAPCALGAALSAEVVERLTAKVVCGAANNQLATPEIAQRLHSRGILYTPDYVANAGGVIEIAWQRRDDYAREAVMAHIEGIGTTLDEIFARAEREGQSPALVADDLARERFGAAG
- a CDS encoding YihY/virulence factor BrkB family protein codes for the protein MFDLRKLTLARLKAGMLFWWRVVHGAIRLWLERNAFSYAGSLAFYTLFSLAPTVIIAVTVIGLVLGEEAAHGQIVAQLQGTMGQDAAAAIEAAVAQSRIEESGLLPTLLGVGALVVGATTVFAQMQFSLNTIWGVTARPSANSALVFIKNRLLSLTVVLSIGFILLVSLVLGVMLRATLQAADNLLPYVGLLTTGAEFLVSLVVIAALFATIFKVLPDVVLSWRDVVVGAVVTALLFAMGRSGIALYLSHTATASTYGAAGSVVMILLWVYYSSLILLFGAAFTKCHLLARGKTVVPRNSAVLVRHELLDRHDTVEP
- a CDS encoding bifunctional nicotinamide-nucleotide adenylyltransferase/Nudix hydroxylase, with amino-acid sequence MSPCTDATSESPDFDCLVFIGRFQPPHLGHLAVIHQALKRARKVIVMVGSAWQARSLRNPWRFEERHAMLRSAFDAEENERLAVVPLLDALYNNDVWVRDVQRKVRDIASPLGARLPRIGLIGASRGQSSYYLSLFPQWESVSVPLVEGISASQIRERLFRSMVSAGDYLSTGAPHDLPPGVVETLRDFCVGDGYRQLIEEQVLLDQYRSAWAQAPYPPIFVTVNAVVVQSGHVLLVRRTAAPGKGLYALPGGFINPHERLLDACLRELRERVRLKVPEPVLKGSLRGQRLFDEPHRSWRGRTLAEAFYFALRPEQQLPRLKPVQGGDHARWVALADLDPESLFEDHFFIIQDFLGLPADFGG
- a CDS encoding LysR substrate-binding domain-containing protein, whose amino-acid sequence is MNLETKWLEDFVALANTRSFSASARQRHVTQPAFSRRIRSLEQTVGATLVDRSTTPVGLTPEGQLFLVTARNLVEQLNESLGHLRGLAMANEALDIVAAHSLALSFFPPWISRLQQGVGELPTRLVAMNVGEAIHVLREGNCDLMLAYHDSHATMQLDSEVFPSFSIGQVKMLPVCLPDEDGEPRFPLRGEESIPYLAYTQGAFLGRSVRMLLKNDPLRLRLRTVYETAMAEGLKGMVMQGIGMAWIPDFCIREELKNRRLVRAGDEKWDIPLEIRLYRCSLVHKPGVEKLWKQMQKLPRDFLQA
- the cls gene encoding cardiolipin synthase, which encodes MTSWLIALAIFMVHLLGFVSAVLALMSSRTSQGAIAWILSLITLPYVAVPAYWVFGRPRFYGYVSARGERDNVLRRVLARYRSQVEPFLADAQDPDIRAVEQLAQMPLTSGNRAELLIDGQATFDSLFAGIDRAKEYALVQFFIVRNDALGVELKRRLQRAAERGVRVYFLYDEIGSHKLNEGYLRDLAEEGVEVSAFRSSRGFRHRFQLNFRNHRKVVVIDGKEGWVGGFNVGVEYLGEHPRHGPWRDTHLKLTGPSVLGLQEAFWEDWHWATGELIHLAWQPTVTCEECHNVVIVPSGPADSQDTASLLVQHAIHSARARFWVTSPYFVPDQGVQDALRLAAMRGVDVRIMMPEHPDHLLVFLSAFSFLPDMLRAGVKVYRYQPGFLHQKVMLIDDAAASVGTVNLDNRSFRLNFEITAFLPDRQFAAEVRLMLEKDFSDCRQIAIEEITSRPLWRKLVSRAAYLLAPIQ